One Aureibacillus halotolerans DNA segment encodes these proteins:
- a CDS encoding carbohydrate ABC transporter permease — MFTKSKIKEPVNDRIFLIFIYIFLLIILCVVLYPLLYIVSSSLSSSRAVSSGSVWLFPVEFNLKAYAAVFKSSQLMMGYYNTFIYTIFGTIINVVLTVMIAYPLSRKRLYGKSLVMIFMMFTVFFDGGLIPTYLLVKELHMIDTRWAMWLPGAMSVFQVIVARTFFQTSIPPELSEAAQMDGCRDFRFLLSIVLPLSKPILAVMVLMYAVGHWNAYFDALIYLRSEELFPLQYVLRNLLILNAADSEMIANTHQQLRDEGFEQVLKYAMIVVASIPVLLLYPFVQKHFVKGVMIGSLKG; from the coding sequence ATGTTTACAAAAAGCAAAATTAAAGAGCCTGTTAATGACCGGATTTTCCTAATTTTTATTTACATCTTTTTGCTCATCATTCTCTGTGTTGTGCTGTATCCATTACTGTATATTGTGAGCTCCTCTTTAAGCTCCTCGAGAGCCGTTTCATCTGGGAGTGTTTGGCTGTTTCCAGTGGAGTTTAATCTGAAAGCGTATGCGGCGGTATTTAAAAGCTCACAGCTCATGATGGGCTATTACAACACCTTCATTTATACGATTTTCGGTACGATTATTAACGTCGTGCTGACCGTGATGATTGCGTATCCCCTCTCACGTAAAAGGCTTTACGGCAAGAGTCTTGTCATGATCTTTATGATGTTTACCGTCTTTTTTGATGGTGGCCTTATTCCAACGTATCTGCTCGTTAAAGAGCTTCATATGATTGATACGCGATGGGCGATGTGGTTGCCGGGTGCGATGAGTGTGTTTCAGGTTATCGTGGCACGGACGTTTTTTCAAACATCGATTCCTCCGGAGCTATCAGAGGCTGCACAAATGGACGGTTGTCGTGATTTTCGCTTCTTGTTAAGCATTGTATTGCCGCTATCCAAGCCGATTCTCGCGGTGATGGTTCTCATGTATGCGGTCGGTCATTGGAATGCTTACTTCGATGCATTAATCTATTTAAGGTCTGAAGAGTTATTTCCATTGCAATACGTGCTCCGGAATTTACTGATTTTGAACGCAGCCGATTCTGAAATGATTGCAAATACCCATCAACAGCTAAGAGATGAAGGGTTTGAACAAGTCTTGAAATACGCAATGATTGTCGTCGCTAGTATCCCTGTGCTGCTTTTGTACCCATTTGTTCAGAAACACTTTGTAAAAGGCGTTATGATTGGTTCTCTAAAAGGATAA